From one Pedobacter faecalis genomic stretch:
- the fabD gene encoding ACP S-malonyltransferase, with the protein MKAYIFPGQGAQFSGMGKALYEQPQAREMFERANDISGFRISDIMFSGTDEELKQTKVTQPAIFLHSVILARTLGERFKPDMVAGHSLGEFSALVAASALSFEDGLRLVITRANAMQKACELEPSTMAAILGLANNVVEQVCDEIDEVVVAANYNCPGQIVISGSIAGVDLACQKLTEAGAKRALKLNVGGAFHSPLMEPARRELQQAIELVPILKPVCPIYQNVDPVANTDPQRIKENLITQLTGAVKWTQTIEQMIADGANEFIEVGPGNVLQGLVKKVSKEVQTASATA; encoded by the coding sequence ATGAAAGCATATATTTTTCCCGGGCAGGGCGCCCAATTTTCAGGCATGGGCAAAGCGCTGTATGAGCAGCCTCAAGCGAGAGAGATGTTCGAGAGGGCAAATGACATTAGCGGCTTCCGGATTAGCGATATAATGTTCTCGGGAACAGATGAAGAATTGAAGCAGACCAAGGTCACCCAGCCGGCAATCTTTCTTCACTCTGTGATCCTCGCCAGGACTTTGGGCGAGCGTTTTAAGCCAGATATGGTGGCGGGTCACTCTCTGGGCGAATTCTCGGCATTGGTTGCTGCGTCGGCATTGTCTTTTGAGGACGGGCTTAGACTGGTCATTACCAGGGCCAACGCAATGCAGAAAGCTTGTGAACTGGAGCCATCCACAATGGCAGCCATCCTTGGGCTTGCAAATAATGTTGTTGAGCAGGTTTGTGATGAAATAGATGAAGTAGTCGTAGCGGCAAATTACAACTGTCCCGGGCAAATCGTTATTTCGGGCAGCATAGCCGGTGTAGACCTCGCATGTCAGAAACTGACCGAAGCCGGTGCAAAGCGTGCATTGAAACTGAATGTAGGAGGCGCCTTCCACTCTCCGCTGATGGAGCCTGCCAGACGCGAGCTGCAGCAGGCCATAGAGCTAGTGCCAATTTTAAAGCCAGTTTGCCCCATTTATCAGAATGTTGACCCGGTAGCCAATACCGACCCTCAAAGAATTAAAGAAAACCTGATTACGCAACTTACAGGTGCCGTAAAGTGGACTCAGACAATTGAGCAGATGATTGCAGATGGTGCGAACGAATTTATTGAAGTTGGCCCTGGAAATGTGCTGCAAGGCCTGGTTAAAAAGG